The Oxalobacteraceae bacterium OTU3CINTB1 genome includes a window with the following:
- a CDS encoding DUF3261 domain-containing protein yields the protein MHAAMIWHRTRQGLHLAVLAIFALLAGCATTPPPQARLGLKLPPAALGTSISVQQHLKVERDGRTDDLDVALQVEPDAIDVVGLAFGQRVLTMRYDGKELTSWRHMMLPAQVRPEDVLEDMQLTLWPAESIATALPAGWRIAEQGATRTLYLENEPIMRIVYSGAPRWSGTVVLENLRYHYKLTIAFAQEGQ from the coding sequence ATGCACGCCGCAATGATCTGGCACCGGACGCGCCAGGGGCTGCATCTGGCGGTGCTGGCTATTTTTGCGCTGCTGGCCGGCTGTGCCACCACGCCGCCGCCGCAGGCACGATTGGGGTTGAAGCTGCCGCCTGCCGCACTGGGGACGTCGATCAGCGTGCAGCAGCATTTGAAGGTGGAACGGGACGGCCGAACCGATGATCTGGATGTGGCGTTGCAGGTGGAACCGGACGCGATCGACGTGGTCGGCCTGGCGTTCGGCCAGCGCGTGCTGACCATGCGCTACGACGGCAAGGAGCTGACCTCCTGGCGCCATATGATGCTGCCCGCCCAGGTGCGTCCCGAGGACGTGCTGGAGGACATGCAACTGACCCTGTGGCCGGCCGAATCGATCGCCACCGCACTGCCGGCGGGCTGGCGCATCGCCGAGCAGGGCGCGACGCGCACCTTGTACCTCGAGAACGAGCCTATCATGCGGATTGTCTATAGCGGCGCCCCGCGCTGGAGCGGCACGGTGGTGTTGGAGAATCTGCGTTATCACTATAAGCTGACGATAGCGTTCGCGCAGGAAGGCCAATGA
- a CDS encoding beta-ketoacyl-ACP synthase: MLNFYLNACGIICALGDSHAQVKARLYAGESGVAMTGEWSPGRELPLGRVLAPLPPVDHLPARLRSRNNALALAALAQIRPAVEAAVARYGADRVGVVIGTSTSGIGETEQAIRDYCADGVLPSQFVYDPQEMGSPAVMLAHELGLSGPAYVHSSACSSSAKAMASAARLIKMGLCDAVLTGGVDSLCTFTVAGFASLESVSDEQCNPMSVNRHGINIGEAGALFLMSADAGEAGEAGAVALLGWGESSDGHHMSAPDPAGVGARLAMTQALERAGLDAAQIDYVNMHGTATPQNDAMESRVIEALFGLETPVSSTKPFTGHTLGAAAAVEAALCWLAMQDDNPQGRLPPHLWDAAADPALPALNLVPLGAALGRPLRRVLSSSFAFGGSNAALVLGRMA; the protein is encoded by the coding sequence ATGTTGAATTTTTATCTGAACGCTTGCGGTATCATCTGCGCGCTAGGCGACAGCCATGCGCAGGTCAAGGCGCGCCTGTACGCGGGCGAAAGCGGCGTGGCGATGACCGGCGAATGGTCGCCCGGCCGCGAGCTGCCGCTGGGCCGCGTGCTCGCGCCACTGCCGCCGGTCGATCACTTGCCCGCGCGCCTGCGCAGCCGCAATAACGCACTGGCGCTGGCCGCGCTGGCGCAGATCCGGCCGGCCGTCGAGGCGGCGGTGGCGCGCTACGGCGCCGATCGCGTCGGTGTGGTGATCGGCACCAGCACCTCCGGCATCGGTGAGACCGAGCAGGCCATCCGCGACTACTGCGCCGATGGCGTGCTGCCGTCGCAGTTCGTCTACGATCCGCAGGAAATGGGATCGCCCGCCGTCATGCTGGCGCATGAACTGGGCCTGTCCGGCCCCGCCTACGTGCATTCGAGCGCCTGTTCGTCGAGCGCCAAGGCCATGGCCAGCGCGGCGCGCCTGATCAAGATGGGACTGTGCGACGCCGTGCTGACCGGCGGTGTCGATTCGCTGTGCACCTTTACGGTGGCCGGTTTCGCTTCATTGGAATCGGTCAGCGACGAGCAGTGCAACCCGATGAGCGTCAATCGCCACGGCATCAACATCGGCGAAGCCGGCGCGCTGTTCCTGATGAGCGCCGACGCCGGCGAAGCGGGGGAGGCGGGCGCGGTGGCCTTGCTGGGCTGGGGCGAGTCGTCGGACGGGCACCATATGTCGGCGCCCGATCCGGCCGGCGTGGGCGCGCGGCTGGCGATGACGCAGGCGCTGGAACGCGCCGGCCTTGACGCCGCGCAGATCGACTACGTCAACATGCACGGCACGGCGACGCCGCAGAACGACGCGATGGAGTCGCGCGTGATCGAAGCGCTGTTCGGCCTCGAGACGCCGGTCAGTTCGACCAAGCCTTTCACCGGCCATACCCTGGGCGCTGCGGCGGCGGTGGAAGCGGCGCTGTGCTGGCTGGCGATGCAGGACGATAATCCACAGGGCAGGTTGCCGCCGCATCTGTGGGACGCCGCCGCCGATCCGGCGCTGCCGGCGCTCAACCTGGTGCCGCTCGGCGCGGCGCTGGGCCGTCCCTTGCGCCGGGTGCTGAGCAGCTCCTTCGCCTTCGGCGGCTCCAACGCGGCGCTGGTGTTGGGGAGAATGGCATGA
- a CDS encoding MMPL family transporter — MTRTKKLALLWAVVVCLLLGHNAYLWLVQRIVPNTDIMALLPVQERDPVLQQSFSHMVDAAQQRVIVLVGAADWEDAKRAADAYNAVLAPRKDLFEATRIDEKTQGDWLSLFQRHSLTLLTAQQEAQLRAQPPQFWLETALGKLYSPFGGPKLGSWQQDPFGLFAGWVQERAQETPVRPRDGHLFVADARLQYVLLPLTLKVPALSMTAQETVLPLLKQAGDASRKAAPQAELIQAGVILHAAEASGQASGEVSTIGIGSLLGIILLMWFAFHSFKPISLIMLSIGIGFLGALSVCWLVFGQIHLMTLVFGASLIGVAQDYGIYFLSNRLSADEKLDSPALLKRLLPGLGLTLLAAVIGYMGLALTPFPGLRQMAVFSALGLVFAWLTVVFWFPALVGARALKAGALVRVYGDALRRWPVLRVNRATLAAAVIFVLAAGYGISRLGANDDIRLLQNPPKHLIDDQIKLSKLTDAPTPVQYFLVRGASAEEVLQREEALKAKLDKLIVGGGITGYQAVSNWVPSARTQAARRALIEQKLLGDDGPLPGLAKQTGEDAQWIAATRAGLLAAGTPLTPEDFLKSPASEPSRHLWLGDTGGVHASIVALRGLGRAAVPEVMRAADGLQGVQWVDKVAEISSVLGRYRENMSWVVLGAYALVFAMLFPRYRGRTWRVLAPTALASVATLAILGFASQNLQLFHVLALLLLLGVGVDYGIFMQERPDNRGNAAWMAVGMSASSTFLSFGLLGLSKTPALQAFGLTMLLGIALAWLIVPCFGTIKESKHD; from the coding sequence TTGACGCGTACCAAAAAACTCGCGCTGTTATGGGCAGTGGTGGTGTGCCTGCTGCTGGGGCATAACGCCTATCTGTGGCTGGTGCAGCGCATCGTGCCGAACACCGACATCATGGCGCTGCTGCCGGTGCAGGAGCGCGACCCGGTGCTGCAGCAATCGTTCTCGCACATGGTCGATGCGGCGCAACAGCGCGTCATCGTGCTGGTTGGCGCCGCCGACTGGGAAGACGCCAAGCGCGCGGCCGACGCCTACAACGCTGTTCTGGCGCCGCGCAAAGACCTGTTCGAGGCCACCCGGATCGACGAAAAAACCCAGGGCGACTGGCTGTCGCTGTTCCAGCGCCATAGTCTGACCTTGTTGACGGCCCAGCAGGAGGCGCAATTGCGCGCGCAGCCGCCGCAGTTCTGGCTCGAGACGGCGCTGGGCAAACTGTATAGCCCCTTCGGCGGACCGAAACTGGGCTCGTGGCAGCAGGACCCGTTCGGCCTGTTCGCCGGCTGGGTGCAGGAGCGCGCGCAGGAGACGCCCGTGCGCCCGCGCGACGGCCACCTGTTTGTCGCCGATGCCCGGCTCCAGTATGTGCTGCTGCCGTTGACGCTCAAGGTGCCCGCGTTGTCGATGACCGCGCAGGAGACCGTGCTGCCGCTGCTCAAGCAGGCCGGCGACGCCTCCCGCAAGGCCGCGCCGCAGGCGGAGTTGATCCAGGCCGGCGTGATCCTGCACGCCGCCGAAGCCAGCGGCCAGGCCAGCGGGGAAGTGTCGACCATCGGCATCGGCTCGCTGCTCGGCATCATTCTCCTGATGTGGTTCGCCTTCCATTCCTTCAAGCCGATATCGCTGATCATGCTGTCGATCGGCATAGGCTTCCTGGGCGCCTTGTCGGTATGCTGGCTGGTGTTCGGCCAGATCCACTTGATGACATTGGTGTTCGGCGCCAGCCTGATAGGCGTGGCGCAGGATTACGGCATCTACTTCCTGTCCAACCGCCTGTCGGCCGACGAAAAACTCGATTCGCCGGCCTTGCTCAAGCGCCTGCTGCCGGGACTCGGACTGACCTTGCTGGCGGCGGTGATCGGCTATATGGGCCTGGCGTTGACGCCGTTCCCCGGCCTGCGCCAGATGGCGGTGTTCTCGGCGCTCGGCCTGGTCTTCGCCTGGTTGACGGTGGTGTTCTGGTTCCCCGCGCTGGTCGGCGCCCGCGCGCTCAAGGCGGGAGCGCTGGTGCGCGTGTACGGCGACGCGCTGCGGCGCTGGCCTGTGCTGCGCGTGAACCGCGCCACCCTGGCGGCTGCGGTGATCTTCGTGCTGGCGGCGGGCTACGGCATCAGCCGCCTTGGCGCCAACGACGATATCCGCCTGCTGCAAAATCCGCCGAAGCACCTGATCGACGACCAGATCAAGTTGAGCAAGCTGACGGACGCGCCGACGCCGGTGCAGTATTTCCTGGTGCGCGGCGCCTCCGCCGAAGAGGTGCTGCAACGCGAGGAAGCACTGAAGGCAAAGCTGGATAAACTGATCGTCGGCGGCGGCATCACCGGCTATCAGGCCGTGTCGAACTGGGTGCCATCGGCGCGCACGCAGGCCGCGCGCCGCGCGCTGATCGAACAGAAGCTGCTGGGCGACGACGGCCCTTTGCCAGGACTGGCCAAACAGACCGGCGAGGACGCGCAGTGGATCGCCGCGACCCGCGCCGGACTGCTGGCGGCCGGTACGCCTTTGACGCCTGAGGATTTCCTGAAATCCCCGGCCAGCGAGCCGTCGCGCCACCTGTGGCTGGGCGACACCGGCGGCGTCCACGCCAGCATCGTCGCGCTGCGCGGCCTTGGCAGGGCGGCGGTGCCGGAGGTGATGCGCGCGGCCGACGGCTTGCAAGGCGTGCAGTGGGTCGATAAGGTGGCGGAGATTTCCTCGGTGCTGGGCCGCTACCGCGAGAATATGAGCTGGGTGGTACTGGGCGCCTACGCGCTGGTGTTCGCGATGCTGTTCCCGCGCTATCGCGGCCGCACTTGGCGCGTGCTGGCGCCGACCGCGCTGGCCAGCGTTGCCACCCTCGCGATCCTGGGCTTCGCGTCGCAGAATCTGCAGCTGTTCCATGTTCTGGCCCTGTTGCTGCTGCTGGGCGTGGGCGTCGACTACGGCATCTTCATGCAGGAGCGGCCCGACAATCGGGGCAACGCGGCGTGGATGGCGGTGGGGATGTCGGCATCGAGCACGTTTTTGTCGTTCGGACTACTGGGCTTGAGCAAAACCCCGGCATTGCAGGCCTTCGGCCTGACGATGCTGCTGGGGATCGCGCTGGCCTGGCTGATCGTTCCCTGTTTTGGCACCATCAAAGAAAGCAAGCATGACTGA
- a CDS encoding tryptophan 7-halogenase, translating into MTIETVEILIVGAGPAGSVAAALLRQQGRQVLVIEREEFPRFSIGESLLPQSMAYLEQAGMLRAVVEAGFQFKNGAAFMRDGQYTDFDFRDKHSEGWGTTYQVQRAHFDHILAKEAARFGAEVRHRHEVLNIELGENGAPALVTVKNPDGVQYQVRAGFILDASGFGRILPRLLKLETPSNFPVRGAIFTHVEDGIRGGFDRNKIRVTVHPKHDNVWFWTIPFAGGRCSQGVVAETSFLDRYDGTPTERLQAILAEEPSLSALLADAKWDTPARQIVGYSANVEKLWGPGYALLGNAGEFLDPVFSSGVTIAFKSASLAAAALQRQFAGETVDWQADFGAPLRKGVDTFRVFVESWYAGGFQKVIFHQNQQPEVKRMISAILAGYAWDLSNPYVKETPRRLAALEALCTPQ; encoded by the coding sequence CTGACCATCGAAACCGTCGAAATTCTGATCGTCGGCGCCGGCCCGGCCGGTTCCGTCGCCGCCGCGCTGCTGCGCCAACAGGGCCGCCAGGTGCTGGTGATCGAGCGCGAGGAATTCCCGCGCTTCTCGATCGGCGAAAGCCTGCTGCCGCAAAGTATGGCCTACCTTGAACAGGCGGGCATGCTGCGGGCGGTGGTGGAGGCGGGCTTCCAGTTCAAGAACGGCGCCGCCTTCATGCGCGACGGCCAGTATACCGACTTCGATTTCCGCGATAAGCACTCGGAGGGCTGGGGCACCACCTACCAGGTGCAGCGCGCCCACTTCGACCACATCCTGGCGAAGGAGGCCGCGCGCTTCGGCGCCGAGGTGCGTCACCGCCACGAGGTCCTGAACATCGAGCTGGGTGAAAACGGCGCGCCGGCGCTGGTCACCGTCAAGAATCCCGACGGCGTGCAGTACCAGGTGCGCGCCGGCTTCATTCTGGACGCCAGCGGTTTTGGCCGCATCCTGCCACGTCTTCTGAAACTGGAGACGCCGTCCAACTTCCCGGTGCGCGGCGCCATCTTCACGCACGTCGAAGACGGCATACGCGGGGGCTTCGACCGCAATAAAATCCGCGTGACGGTGCATCCCAAACACGACAACGTCTGGTTCTGGACCATTCCGTTCGCCGGCGGCCGCTGCTCGCAGGGCGTGGTGGCGGAGACCAGCTTCCTGGACCGCTATGACGGCACGCCGACCGAGCGGCTGCAAGCGATCCTGGCGGAGGAGCCGTCGCTGAGCGCCTTGCTGGCGGACGCCAAGTGGGACACGCCGGCGCGCCAGATCGTCGGCTATTCGGCCAACGTCGAAAAACTGTGGGGACCTGGCTATGCGCTGCTGGGTAACGCCGGCGAGTTCCTCGATCCGGTGTTCTCGTCGGGCGTAACCATCGCCTTCAAGTCGGCCAGCCTGGCCGCCGCCGCGCTGCAACGCCAGTTCGCCGGCGAGACGGTCGACTGGCAGGCCGATTTCGGCGCGCCGCTGCGCAAGGGCGTCGATACGTTCCGTGTGTTTGTCGAGTCGTGGTACGCGGGCGGCTTCCAGAAGGTGATCTTCCACCAGAACCAGCAACCGGAAGTCAAGCGCATGATCTCCGCCATCCTGGCCGGCTACGCCTGGGATCTGAGCAATCCGTACGTCAAGGAGACCCCGCGCAGGCTGGCGGCGCTGGAGGCGCTATGCACGCCGCAATGA
- a CDS encoding hotdog family protein, translating into MADPMPDIRTLVPHSGAMVLLERVVSADADNLCAEVRIHAGSVLATEQGVGSWVGIEYMAQAIAAHAGWLARQRGDAVKVGFLLGSRKYDTSVAYFAPGSVLLVHVHRVLQAENGLGAFDCRIVPADADDAGAASLATATVTVFQPDNVNQFLKDGNVA; encoded by the coding sequence ATGGCCGACCCCATGCCCGACATCCGCACCTTGGTGCCGCACTCCGGCGCGATGGTGCTGCTCGAACGCGTGGTCAGCGCCGACGCGGACAATTTGTGCGCGGAGGTGCGCATCCATGCGGGCAGCGTGCTGGCGACCGAACAGGGCGTCGGCTCGTGGGTCGGCATCGAATATATGGCGCAGGCGATCGCCGCGCACGCGGGCTGGCTGGCGCGCCAACGCGGCGACGCCGTCAAGGTCGGATTTCTGCTTGGCTCGCGCAAGTACGATACCAGCGTGGCGTATTTTGCGCCGGGCAGCGTGCTGCTGGTGCATGTGCACCGCGTGCTGCAAGCGGAAAACGGCCTGGGCGCCTTCGATTGCCGGATCGTCCCGGCCGATGCCGACGATGCCGGCGCGGCCAGCCTGGCCACGGCCACGGTGACTGTCTTCCAGCCCGATAATGTCAATCAATTTCTCAAAGATGGAAACGTAGCATGA